One Mycolicibacterium fallax genomic window, TCATCGAGGGCTCGGTCCAGGGCGGCGTCGATGTCGTCCAGGCGGGTCGGGGAGAACCGGTTCTCGTCGTCGCCGAGGGTCAGTACCGCGATCTGGTCGCGGAATTCGAGCTGCACGGTCATGGGGTGTCCTCTCGTCGGGATTCGGTGGTGGTGTTGGTCGGTTGGTGCCGGCGCGGCGGGGCGGGCCCGACTCGCAGCACGGCTTCGACGGCGGCGCGCAGCTGCCGGAGCGCGATCGGCGTGCTGCGCCGGCCGCGCTGCAGCACCAGCGCGGTGGGCAGGTCGACGATGCAGGCGGTGACGGCGTCGATGGCCGCCCCGTCGCGACGGTCCCACAGCGCCTCGGCGAGCCGCCGCATCAGCGCGACCAGCGATCCGTCCAGATCGCGCAGCTGCCCGGCGATGTCGTCGGGGACCCCGTCGGCGAGCAGCTGTGCGCGGGGCACGGTGAGCAGCAGCCGCGCCGAGTCCGGGTGCGCGGCGGCGAAGGTGAC contains:
- a CDS encoding TetR/AcrR family transcriptional regulator, which produces MARPQVYDTDTVLDAVDALAAGDGAAAVSIRAISTATGVSNGALYHRFGSRGALLGHAWLRAGRRFLTLQNALVDEALADPGTDAAARAVLAAAEAPVTFAAAHPDSARLLLTVPRAQLLADGVPDDIAGQLRDLDGSLVALMRRLAEALWDRRDGAAIDAVTACIVDLPTALVLQRGRRSTPIALRQLRAAVEAVLRVGPAPPRRHQPTNTTTESRREDTP